Proteins encoded by one window of Streptomyces sp. NBC_01477:
- a CDS encoding helix-turn-helix transcriptional regulator, translated as MSDAIAYEAPRDAGLDAVAVLADEQRRRIHEIVRRAHRPVTREDVAAADGISAKLAAFHLDKLVAAGLLRTSYANPAAIPRVGRRPKVYEPADVEIRVSIPERRSDVIAGILVDAVMGAQPSEDAPTAAVNAARRQGEAIGQAARARVRPGRLGPERSVSVAEPILEQYGYEPDRPAPTRLRLLNCPFHQLVMRSPELVCAINLALLDGLLDGMQAHGIEATMVRTTTTRCCVELRESGPDAPPGAEDARCRRAPG; from the coding sequence GTGTCTGATGCCATTGCCTACGAGGCCCCGCGGGACGCGGGGCTGGATGCGGTCGCGGTGCTCGCGGACGAGCAGCGACGGCGCATCCATGAGATCGTGCGCCGCGCCCACCGGCCGGTGACCCGTGAGGACGTCGCGGCCGCCGACGGGATCTCGGCCAAGCTCGCCGCCTTCCACCTCGACAAGCTGGTGGCGGCCGGCCTGTTGCGGACCTCCTACGCCAACCCGGCCGCGATCCCCCGGGTCGGCCGCCGGCCCAAGGTCTACGAACCCGCCGACGTCGAGATCCGGGTGAGCATCCCGGAGCGCCGCAGCGATGTCATCGCCGGCATCCTGGTCGACGCGGTGATGGGCGCCCAGCCCAGCGAGGACGCGCCGACGGCCGCGGTCAACGCGGCACGGCGGCAGGGCGAGGCCATCGGGCAGGCGGCCCGCGCCAGGGTGCGCCCCGGCCGGCTCGGCCCCGAGCGCTCGGTGAGCGTCGCCGAACCGATACTCGAACAGTACGGCTACGAGCCCGACCGCCCGGCGCCCACCCGGCTGCGGCTGCTCAACTGCCCTTTCCACCAGCTCGTCATGCGCTCCCCCGAGCTGGTGTGCGCCATCAACCTGGCGCTGCTCGACGGTCTGCTGGACGGCATGCAGGCGCACGGCATCGAGGCGACGATGGTCCGTACGACCACCACCCGCTGCTGTGTGGAGCTGCGGGAGAGCGGCCCCGACGCACCGCCGGGAGCCGAGGACGCCCGCTGCCGGCGGGCCCCCGGCTGA
- a CDS encoding DUF1295 domain-containing protein, translating to MNGFPWQAFAVNLGVCAGVTLAVWLVTFAVSVRRGLHRLADITWGLAFTVVAAVSFGLSAGHGDTGRRVLVLALTAGWGLRLAVHLAWRGRGRGEDPRYARMLAKAPGNRNAYALRIVHLTQAALVWLVSLPVQAACYVPGALGPVAAVGAALWLLGVGCEAVGDYQLARFTADPGNHGRIMDRGLWSWTRHPNYFGDFCVWWGLFLIVCDDPAAAAVTVVSPLTMSFLLIGGSGKRMLERHMAERPGYAEYRARTSGFVPLPPARPR from the coding sequence ATGAACGGCTTCCCGTGGCAGGCCTTCGCGGTCAACCTCGGGGTCTGCGCCGGGGTCACGCTCGCGGTGTGGCTGGTGACCTTCGCCGTCTCCGTGCGCCGAGGCCTGCACCGGCTGGCCGACATCACCTGGGGCCTGGCCTTCACCGTGGTCGCCGCCGTCAGCTTCGGGCTGTCCGCGGGGCACGGCGACACCGGCCGCCGGGTCCTGGTCCTGGCGCTGACGGCCGGCTGGGGGCTGCGGCTCGCGGTGCACCTGGCCTGGCGCGGCCGGGGCCGGGGCGAGGACCCGCGCTACGCCAGGATGCTCGCCAAGGCCCCCGGCAACCGCAACGCCTACGCGCTGCGGATCGTCCACCTCACCCAGGCCGCCCTGGTCTGGCTGGTGTCGCTGCCGGTGCAGGCCGCCTGCTACGTGCCGGGGGCGCTGGGTCCTGTGGCGGCCGTGGGCGCGGCGCTGTGGCTGCTCGGGGTCGGCTGCGAGGCGGTCGGCGACTACCAGCTGGCCCGCTTCACGGCCGACCCCGGCAACCACGGCCGGATCATGGACCGCGGCCTGTGGTCCTGGACCCGGCACCCCAACTACTTCGGCGACTTCTGCGTGTGGTGGGGGCTGTTCCTGATCGTCTGCGACGATCCCGCGGCGGCCGCGGTCACCGTGGTCTCCCCGCTGACCATGAGCTTCCTGCTGATCGGGGGCAGCGGCAAGCGGATGCTGGAGCGGCACATGGCGGAGCGCCCCGGCTACGCCGAATACCGCGCCCGCACCAGCGGCTTCGTGCCGCTGCCGCCGGCCCGGCCGCGCTGA
- a CDS encoding cyclopropane-fatty-acyl-phospholipid synthase family protein, producing the protein MSTPLTHRPPVAARPPVDPERWPDVARVPRSSPPRTAIARAIVTRALRRLPLRVRFEDGSALGDRGPLLTVHDRQAFFRRIGTDGLIGFGESYMAGEWDAEDLVGVLTVMAGHVGTLVPASLQRLRGVWAPRTPDAQRNTPDGARRNIRHHYDLSNDLFALFLDETLTYSAAVFRGFPADHAVLPAAQHRKIDRLLDLAQVGPGTRLLEIGTGWGELALRAADRGARVLTVTLSAEQRDLAVRRVREAGQQDLVEVRLSDYRQLTGSYDAVVSVEMIEAVGAEFWPDYFTVLDRLLAPGGRIALQAITLPHDRLLATRDGHTWIHKYVFPGGVIPSLEAVEQVTAAHTALTVARHDGFGVHYAETLRLWRERFVQRAEDVQALGFDAVFRRMWTFYLAYSEAGFRSGYLDVRQLLLTRPEPDAAGAAG; encoded by the coding sequence GTGAGCACCCCGCTCACCCACCGGCCGCCGGTGGCCGCCCGGCCGCCGGTCGACCCCGAACGCTGGCCCGACGTCGCCCGCGTACCGCGCAGTTCACCGCCGCGCACCGCCATAGCCCGGGCGATCGTCACCCGGGCGCTGCGGCGGCTGCCGCTGCGGGTGCGCTTCGAGGACGGCAGCGCGCTCGGCGACCGCGGACCGCTGCTGACCGTGCACGACCGGCAGGCGTTCTTCCGCCGCATCGGCACCGACGGCCTGATCGGCTTCGGCGAGTCCTACATGGCGGGGGAGTGGGACGCCGAGGACCTGGTCGGCGTGCTGACCGTCATGGCCGGGCACGTCGGCACCCTGGTCCCCGCCTCCTTGCAGCGGCTGCGCGGCGTCTGGGCGCCGCGCACCCCCGACGCCCAGCGCAACACCCCGGACGGCGCCCGGCGCAACATCCGGCACCACTACGACCTGTCCAACGACCTCTTCGCGCTCTTTCTCGACGAGACCCTGACGTACTCCGCCGCGGTCTTCCGCGGCTTCCCCGCCGACCACGCGGTGCTCCCCGCCGCCCAGCACCGCAAGATCGACCGGCTGCTGGACCTCGCGCAGGTCGGCCCCGGCACCCGGCTGCTGGAGATCGGCACCGGCTGGGGCGAACTCGCGCTGCGCGCCGCCGACCGCGGCGCCCGGGTGCTCACCGTGACGCTGTCCGCCGAGCAGCGCGACCTGGCGGTGCGCCGGGTGCGCGAGGCCGGGCAGCAGGACCTGGTCGAGGTCCGGCTCAGCGACTACCGGCAACTGACCGGCAGCTACGACGCCGTGGTCAGCGTCGAGATGATCGAGGCGGTCGGCGCGGAATTCTGGCCCGACTACTTCACCGTGCTCGACCGGCTGCTCGCACCCGGCGGCCGGATCGCGCTGCAGGCGATCACCCTGCCGCACGACCGGCTGCTGGCCACCCGCGACGGCCACACCTGGATCCACAAGTACGTCTTCCCCGGCGGTGTCATCCCCTCCCTGGAGGCCGTCGAGCAGGTCACCGCCGCCCACACGGCGCTGACCGTCGCCCGCCACGACGGCTTCGGCGTGCACTACGCCGAGACCCTGCGGCTGTGGCGCGAGCGCTTCGTACAGCGGGCCGAGGACGTCCAGGCGCTCGGCTTCGACGCGGTCTTCCGCCGCATGTGGACCTTCTACCTCGCCTACTCCGAGGCCGGCTTCCGCTCCGGCTACCTCGACGTACGGCAACTGCTGCTCACACGCCCCGAGCCGGACGCCGCCGGGGCCGCCGGATGA